A genomic segment from Maniola jurtina chromosome 16, ilManJurt1.1, whole genome shotgun sequence encodes:
- the LOC123873122 gene encoding uncharacterized protein LOC123873122 translates to MTYSWVEVRCIICRLEFCCRDCRWNHERNTHGLIYDCPICRGKQYLCKPQELNQDFVHHLTKEHFPLKCEKCNKLFITMEDLSDIDKCSTISELLDSNVDDNIINEGIVENKFDSIYEKLNSDGENFEAIISINNSTRTAVITPLLRKKCLVDYESTDTEWEESPKQKLVATPHPKKAFKTPTLKSQRSATPHVKKLLLKQKHVEMYDETVDEEENCDDSPASGKTPSRNNDLEIPESDQKMTTPTSQLPHVLKLTEVVTTSTPTHPGTWSLFSGAGTDSPLSEIEQTGSPAESINKESEPSRTEENIQPKLKSIITRTKLSTQDSSEKQVTFQDSDNVTESSVKSKKVKFAEDTIFEPEQKLKRVFSKPKRMLTPGRQRPRFSNPRFQALINRFESQRVALAQTPITKKDASIESTPPGEHNTIPARAISFKDDSPTVDTESQSKESNELFKSCVSSPAPMNNAITSLTTNIAGTLQTCLTSVLRSTDEETEIQFKFVISKKKVSVKRITEEDNAQKYTEMEREEQSNKENIWSTVAKVVKNVFWGSQETHQTNPTTPYGSTASNDTTSSSASKRKFDDISDSELSPLNHKRHKYEGRIRGRPPLHRSRPCSVSCLRSSHSAEQHSMLKELSMYQEDHMNSSF, encoded by the exons ATGACGTACAGCTGGGTTGaa GTTCGTTGCATTATTTGTCGTCTAGAGTTTTGCTGTAGAGATTGCCGTTGGAACCACGAGAGAAACACCCACGGGCTAATTTATGATTGCCCAATTTGCCGCGGAAAACAGTACCTTTGTAAACCGCAGGAATTAAACCAAGACTTCGTGCATCACCTTACAAAAGAACACTTTCCACTCAAGTGTGAGAAGtgtaacaaattatttattacaatggAGGATTTATCTGACATCGATAAATGTTCAACCATTTCTGAATTACTTGATTCAAATGTTgacgataatattataaatgagggAATCGTTGAAAACAAATTTGATTCGATATACGAAAAACTTAATAGTGATGGAGAAAATTTTGAAGCTattatatcaattaataattcaACCAGAACAGCTGTTATAACACCCTTGTTAAGAAAGAAGTGCTTAGTCGATTATGAGTCCACTGATACAGAATGGGAAGAGAGTCCCAAACAAAAGCTTGTGGCCACACCGCATCCTAAGAAAGCTTTTAAAACTCCAACGTTGAAAAGTCAGCGTTCTGCAACCCCGCATGTAAAAAAGCTTCTTCTGAAACAAAAACACGTTGAAATGTACGATGAAACAGTAGATGAAGAAGAAAACTGTGATGATTCACCGGCAAGTGGTAAAACACCTTCACGGAATAATGACCTAGAAA TTCCAGAGTCCGACCAAAAGATGACAACCCCCACATCACAGCTGCCACACGTACTGAAACTGACGGAAGTGGTGACTACCAGCACACCAACGCACCCCGGCACGTGGTCGCTGTTCTCTGGAGCTGGAACTGATTCTCCGTTATCAGAGATTGAGCAAACTGGCAGTCCAGCTGAGAGTATCAATAAAGAGTCAGAA ccTTCAAGAACGGAGGAAAACATCCAACCGAAATTGAAAAGCATAATAACTCGCACTAAACTCAGCACTCAGGATAGTTCAGAGAAGCAGGTCACATTTCAGGACAGCGACAACGTTACTGAGTCGTCGGTTAAGTCCAAGAAAGTGAAGTTCGCTGAGGACACCATATTTGAACCTGAACAAAAACTGAAAAGAG tgttctCAAAACCAAAACGCATGCTAACACCAGGCAGACAACGTCCAAGGTTCTCCAACCCGCGATTCCAAGCACTCATCAACCGTTTCGAAAGCCAAAGGGTGGCCTTAGCCCAAACCCCCATAACCAAAAAAGATGCGTCTATAGAAAGCACGCCTCCCGGTGAGCATAACACCATCCCAGCGAGAGCAATAAGCTTTAAAGATGATAGCCCAACCGTTGATACAGAAAGCCAATCTAAAGAATCGAATGAATTATTCAAAAGCTGTGTCAGTTCGCCAGCACCAATGAACAATGCAATAACATCGCTAACCACAAACATAGCGGGCACTCTGCAAACGTGCCTCACCTCTGTTCTACGCTCGACCGATGAAGAAACTGAGATACAATTTAAATTTGTCATCTCCAAAAAGAAAGTGAGCGTGAAGAGGATCACTGAAGAGGATAATGCTCAGAAGTACACTGAAATGGAAAGGGAAGAACAATCCAATAAGGAGAATATTTGGTCAACTGTGGCTAAAGTTGTTAAGAATGTGTTTTGGGGCAGCCAAGAAACTCATCAGACTAATccta CTACGCCTTACGGATCTACAGCCTCCAACGATACCACATCCTCCTCAGCCTCAAAGAGGAAGTTTGATGACAT